A genomic region of Dermacentor andersoni chromosome 9, qqDerAnde1_hic_scaffold, whole genome shotgun sequence contains the following coding sequences:
- the Opa1 gene encoding dynamin-like GTPase OPA1, mitochondrial: MSQHRALSVVRGAFGFNLQKWNTSPRLKACHHRYHTLGPHSRHRLKLYAATTNLQSARNVALVARILRGVLKVRYIVLGSAVAGGAHVSKKYEEFKDNLPDFGWIKDVLPDQDSMDRFRASLADMKDKLGIPEKGLFRTGANKAASGLASIADWLHSVKFESSPSVMRNGLDDFATALAVAPIFSSQQQEEERRQNERERMQKLQDELIQVQMKYQKEIERLEKENRELRRQVMLKSEQGVSRRKIKKSLIDLYSEVLDELSDYDSSYNVQDHLPRVVVVGDQSAGKTSVLEMVAQARIFPRGAGEMMTRAPVKVTLSEGPYHIAKFKDSSREFDLTKETELSDLRREVEVRMKNSVRGGKTISTDVISMTVKGPGLQRMVLVDLPGIISTATTEMAEGTKDAIREMTNLYMSNPNAIILCIQDGSVDAERSIVTDLVSQVDPNGRRTIFVLTKVDLAEQNMANPTRIRKILDGKLFPMKALGYFAVVTGRGSAEDSITAIKAYEEAFFRNSKLCRDGILNMSQCTTQSLSFAVSDCFWKMVRESVEQQADAFKAQRFNLETEWKNSFPRMRELDRDELFERSRGELLDEVVNLSQLSPKHWEEVLSRNLWDCMSGYVVDSIFLPAAQTGNAGNFNTAVDIRLKLWAEQLLPSQSVDVGWETLRDEFNALLQKRKAAKDHDPLFDRLKEAVVKEVLDRHVWEDKAVDMLRMIQLNALEDRVVHDKHQWDQAVRFLETTLQQRLHAAEVRVRDMVGPGVKEQWLYWASPTEEQRQRAVVKAELERLLNHEFLQKHGPALTQEELTTVRKNVQAQDVDVDYKFIRDTWDPLYRLHFLRRSLAKANECRKGYYLYHQGLDTDLECHDVVLFWRVQRMMHTTANVLRQQVMNREARRLEKGVKEVLDDFSQDSEKKVELLKGRRVELAEELKKVRHIQEKLEEFVSALNAEK; this comes from the exons ATGTCGCAGCACCGAGCGCTGTCGGTCGTCCGCGGCGCGTTCGGCTTCAACCTCCAGAAGTGGAATACTTCGCCGCGCCTCAAAGCTTGCCACCATCGATACCACACGCTAGGTCCGCACTCCAGACACCGTCTCAAACTCTACGCCGCCACGACGAACCTCCAGAGCGCGCGAAACGTCGCGCTAGTGGCCAGGATCCttcgcggtgtgctcaaggtgcgATATATCGTCCTCGGCTCGGCCGTCGCTGGAGGAGCGCACGTCTCCAAGAAGTACGAGGAGTTTAAGGACAACCTGCCGGACTTCGGATGGATCAAGGACGTGCTGCCCGACCAGGACAGTATGGACAGGTTCCGCGCTTCCCTGGCCGACATGAAGGACAAGTTGGGCATTCCCGAGAAAGGTCTGTTCAGGACCGGTGCTAACAAGGCTGCCAGCGGTCTCGCCAGCATCGCCGACTGGCTGCACAGTGTCAAGTTCGAGAGCTCGCCCAGCGTCATGCGCAACGGCTTGGACGACTTCGCCACCGCCCTGGCCGTCGCGCCGATCTTCTCGTCGCAACAGCAGGAAGAGGAGCGCCGCCAAAACGAGCGCGAGCGAATGCAGAAGCTTCAGGACGAGCTTATTCAG GTGCAGATGAAATACCAGAAGGAGATCGAGCGCCTGGAGAAGGAAAACCGGGAGCTGCGACGCCAGGTGATGCTCAAGTCGGAGCAGGGAGTGAGTCGGCGCAAGATAAAGAAGTCTCTCATCGACCTCTACTCAGAGGTCTTGGATGAGCTCAGTGATTACGACTCCAGCTACAACGTCCAGGACCACCTTCCCCGTGTGGTTGTCGTCGGTGACCAAAGCGCAGGCAAGACGAGCGTGCTCGAAATGGTGGCGCAGGCACGAATATTCCCACGTGGTGCAGGCGAAATGATGACCAGGGCGCCGGTCAAGGTAACACTCAGCGAAGGGCCATACCACATTGCCAAGTTTAAGGACAGTTCGCGAGAGTTCGACCTGACTAAAGAGACCGAGCTGTCAGACCTCCGAAGGGAGGTCGAAGTGCGGATGAAGAACAGTGTTCGTGGTGGCAAAACCATCAGCACCGACGTCATCTCCATGACCGTCAAAGGCCCTGGGCTGCAAAGGATGGTCCTGGTTGACCTCCCAGGCATCATCAGTACGGCAACAACAGAGATGGCTGAAGGCACCAAGGATGCCATCCGCGAGATGACCAATCTCTACATGAGCAACCCTAATGCCATCATTCTGTGCATCCAGGATGGCTCTGTAGATGCTGAAAGAAGCATAGTCACCGACCTCGTCAGCCAGGTAGATCCCAATGGCCGAAGAACCATCTTTGTCCTCACCAAAGTAGACCTGGCCGAGCAGAACATGGCAAACCCAACACGAATTCGTAAGATCCTTGATGGAAAGCTTTTCCCCATGAAAGCGCTTGGATACTTTGCAGTTGTAACAGGTCGGGGCAGTGCAGAAGACAGCATCACGGCAATCAAAGCCTACGAAGAGGCCTTTTTCCGGAACTCCAAGCTGTGCCGAGACGGCATTCTAAACATGTCACAGTGCACAACTCAGAGCTTAAGCTTTGCCGTGTCAGACTGCTTTTGGAAGATGGTGCGGGAGTCAGTTGAGCAGCAGGCTGATGCCTTCAAGGCGCAGCGCTTCAACTTGGAAACTGAGTGGAAGAACAGCTTTCCGAGAATGCGGGAGCTGGACCGCGACGAGCTGTTTGAGCGATCCCGCGGTGAGCTACTCGATGAAGTAGTCAACCTGAGCCAGCTGAGTCCAAAGCACTGGGAGGAGGTGTTGTCACGGAACCTGTGGGACTGCATGTCCGGCTACGTGGTTGACAGCATCTTCTTGCCAGCAGCCCAAACCGGGAATGCCGGAAACTTCAACACCGCTGTCGACATCCGACTGAAACTTTGGGCCGAGCAGCTTCTGCCTTCACAGTCTGTCGATGTAGGTTGGGAGACTCTGCGGGATGAGTTCAACGCACTCTTGCAAAAGCGGAAGGCGGCAAAGGACCATGACCCGCTATTTGACCGTCTCAAGGAAGCTGTCGTCAAAGAGGTCCTCGACCGGCATGTCTGGGAGGACAAGGCTGTGGACATGCTGCGCATGATTCAGCTCAACGCCCTTGAGGATCGTGTGGTGCATGACAAGCATCAGTGGGATCAGGCAGTCCGGTTCCTGGAGACAACGCTCCAGCAGCGCTTGCACGCGGCTGAAGTGAGGGTCCGCGACATGGTCGGTCCCGGAGTCAAGGAGCAGTGGCTGTACTGGGCCTCGCCCACGGAAGAGCAGAGGCAGCGAGCCGTGGTCAAGGCCGAATTGGAGCGACTCCTCAACCACGAGTTCCTCCAAAAGCACGGCCCTGCACTGACACAAGAGGAACTGACAACTGTCCGCAAGAACGTCCAGGCGCAAGATGTCGATGTCGACTACAAGTTCATCCGGGACACGTGGGATCCCCTGTACCGACTGCATTTCCTGCGTCGATCTTTGGCCAAGGCCAACGAGTGCCGGAAGGGGTACTACCTCTACCACCAGGGCTTGGACACTGACCTCGAGTGCCACGACGTGGTCCTGTTCTGGCGCGTGCAACGCATGATGCACACCACCGCAAACGTGCTTCGGCAGCAGGTGATGAACCGCGAGGCCCGTCGGCTGGAGAAGGGCGTCAAGGAAGTGCTGGACGACTTCTCACAGGACAGCGAGAAGAAAGTGGAGCTCCTCAAGGGGCGCCGGGTGGAGCTTGCCGAAGAGCTGAAGAAAGTGCGCCACATACAGGAGAAACTGGAAGAGTTTGTGAGTGCTCTAAATGCGGAAAAATGA